In the genome of Variibacter gotjawalensis, one region contains:
- a CDS encoding NADP-dependent malic enzyme has product MASISDDLKANALAYHRSPRPGKLEIQATKPLVTQHDLGLAYTPGVAVACEAIAADPLQAADLTIRQNLVAVISNGTAVLGLGNIGPLASKPVMEGKAVLFKKFAGIDVFDIEIDALEIDRVVDVVSALEPTFGGINLEDIKAPECFEIEARLKERMKIPVFHDDQHGTAIIVAAAVRNAMFLGKKDLSKVKIVTSGAGAAALACLNLLVSLGASRENIWVTDIEGLVYEGRNSLMDRWKEIYAQKTDKRTLAEAIEGADIFLGLSAGGVLKPEFLKKMAPHPLIMALANPYPEIMPDEALAVRPDALICTGRSDFPNQVNNVLCFPFIFRGALDVAATTINEAMKLAAVDAIAGLAREPPSDVASRAYGGKAVTFGTGSLIPNPFDPRLILRIAPAVAKAAIDSGVAKRPIGDFSTYVERLERFVFRSGTLMKPIFSRARESQRRIIYAEGEDERVLRATQVVVEEKLARPTLVGRPGVIEQRLERYGLSIRPGKDFDLVNPDDDPRFREYVHAYLECAGRYGITPDAARTIVRTENTVIAALALRRGEVDAMICGVEGRYMRHLKQIEHVIGLAPGVRHFAALSLVITGKGAFFMSDTQVAVDPNAEEIAEMAVLAAAHVRRFGLTPKIALVSHSNFGSYDSPSSQKMRKALALLMESHPDLEVEGEMHGDAALNPVIRERVFPHSRMKGEANVLIMPNLDAANISYQLVKALGDALPVGPILIGPKRPAHILTPSVTPRGIVNMTAIAAVEASALVEERQGELPMRVVAGRVVSAS; this is encoded by the coding sequence ATGGCACGGCTGTGCTCGGCCTCGGCAATATCGGCCCGCTGGCATCGAAGCCCGTGATGGAAGGCAAGGCTGTCCTCTTCAAGAAATTCGCCGGCATCGATGTGTTCGACATTGAGATCGATGCGCTGGAGATCGATCGCGTCGTCGACGTCGTCTCGGCATTGGAGCCGACGTTCGGCGGCATCAACCTCGAAGACATCAAGGCGCCGGAGTGTTTCGAAATCGAGGCGCGGCTCAAAGAGCGCATGAAGATCCCGGTCTTCCACGACGATCAACATGGCACCGCCATCATCGTTGCGGCCGCGGTGCGCAACGCGATGTTCCTCGGCAAGAAAGATTTGTCGAAGGTCAAGATCGTGACGTCGGGCGCAGGCGCTGCTGCGCTCGCATGTCTCAATCTTCTCGTCTCGCTCGGCGCTAGCCGCGAAAACATTTGGGTCACGGATATCGAGGGCCTCGTTTACGAAGGCCGCAATTCGCTGATGGATCGCTGGAAGGAGATCTACGCGCAGAAGACCGACAAGCGCACGCTCGCCGAAGCGATCGAAGGCGCGGACATTTTCCTCGGCCTGTCGGCCGGCGGCGTGCTCAAGCCCGAGTTCCTGAAAAAGATGGCGCCGCATCCGCTGATCATGGCGCTCGCCAATCCGTATCCGGAAATCATGCCGGACGAGGCGCTCGCGGTGCGCCCGGACGCGCTGATCTGCACGGGCCGTTCGGACTTCCCAAACCAGGTCAACAACGTCCTCTGCTTCCCGTTCATCTTCCGCGGCGCGCTCGATGTCGCGGCGACGACGATCAACGAAGCGATGAAGCTTGCGGCCGTGGATGCAATCGCGGGTCTTGCGCGCGAGCCGCCATCCGACGTCGCGTCGCGCGCTTACGGCGGCAAAGCCGTCACGTTCGGCACCGGATCGCTGATTCCGAACCCGTTCGATCCGCGCCTCATTTTGCGTATCGCGCCGGCCGTCGCGAAAGCGGCAATCGACTCCGGCGTCGCCAAGCGTCCGATCGGAGACTTCTCGACTTACGTCGAACGGCTGGAGCGTTTCGTGTTCCGCTCCGGCACGCTGATGAAGCCGATCTTCTCGCGCGCTCGCGAGTCGCAGCGGCGTATCATTTATGCCGAGGGCGAAGACGAGCGCGTGCTGCGCGCGACGCAGGTTGTTGTCGAGGAGAAGCTGGCGCGCCCGACGCTCGTTGGGCGTCCGGGTGTCATCGAGCAGCGGCTGGAGCGCTATGGCCTCTCAATTCGCCCCGGCAAAGACTTCGATCTCGTCAACCCAGACGACGATCCGCGTTTCCGCGAATACGTTCACGCTTATCTCGAATGCGCGGGACGTTACGGCATCACGCCGGATGCGGCACGCACCATCGTGCGCACCGAGAACACCGTGATCGCGGCGCTCGCTCTCCGGCGCGGCGAGGTCGATGCGATGATCTGCGGCGTCGAAGGGCGCTACATGCGGCACCTCAAGCAGATCGAGCATGTGATCGGTCTTGCGCCAGGTGTGCGCCACTTCGCAGCGCTCTCGCTGGTAATCACCGGCAAGGGCGCGTTTTTCATGAGCGACACGCAGGTCGCGGTCGATCCGAATGCCGAAGAGATTGCCGAGATGGCAGTGCTTGCGGCAGCGCACGTCCGCCGCTTCGGATTGACGCCGAAGATCGCACTGGTGTCGCATTCGAACTTCGGAAGCTACGACAGCCCATCGTCGCAGAAGATGCGCAAAGCGCTCGCGCTGCTGATGGAAAGTCACCCGGATCTCGAAGTCGAAGGCGAAATGCACGGCGACGCGGCGCTCAACCCGGTTATCCGCGAGAGGGTCTTCCCGCATTCGCGCATGAAAGGCGAGGCCAACGTGCTGATCATGCCGAACCTCGATGCGGCGAATATCTCGTATCAGCTCGTCAAGGCGCTCGGCGATGCGTTGCCGGTCGGCCCGATCCTGATCGGTCCGAAGCGGCCCGCGCATATCCTGACGCCGTCGGTGACGCCGCGCGGCATCGTGAACATGACGGCGATTGCGGCGGTTGAAGCCTCTGCGTTGGTCGAGGAGCGCCAGGGCGAATTGCCGATGCGTGTCGTCGCAGGGCGCGTCGTCAGCGCATCGTAA